Proteins encoded within one genomic window of Prochlorococcus marinus str. MIT 9515:
- a CDS encoding photosystem II high light acclimation radical SAM protein — protein sequence MAFKFPLKKITKNTNREVFKKVLIVRLPCNPIFPIGPIYLADHIHKCFPEIEQQFIDLAIVPSKNISKYLKRKIDQFRPHLLIFSWRDIQIYAPVDGRSGNPLQNSFEVFYSNNIFKKIRGAWGGLKLITSHYEEINRNTSLVKMGLKRAQKYNKSVKVILGGGAVSVFYEQLGKLLPKGTVISVGEGENLIEKIIKGDSISKERCYLAGQKPRNKLIHEQPSGTVKTACNYKYIKAIWAEFDWYIEGGDYYVGVQTKRGCPHNCCFCVYAVVEGKKVRVNPINEVIKEIKQLYEMGVRGFWFTDAQFIPTRNNIKDAKLLLQAIKDQGWNDIKWAAYIRADNIDRELAQLMVDTGMSYFEIGITSGSQELVRKMKLAYNLKTVLENCRMLVDAGFRNHVSVNYSFNVFDETPNTIKQTIAYHRELENIFGKGLVDPAIFFIGLQPHTLLEKYALENNILKPNYNPMSMMPWTARKLLWNPGPLGKKLGEVCLEAFENQDDEFGKTVINILERNYGKASLDDSLKVRKFSERKLSSAKL from the coding sequence ATGGCGTTTAAGTTTCCTCTAAAAAAAATAACAAAAAACACCAATAGAGAAGTATTCAAGAAAGTTCTCATTGTTAGGCTTCCATGCAACCCGATATTCCCAATAGGGCCTATTTATCTCGCAGATCATATTCATAAATGTTTTCCAGAAATAGAACAACAATTTATTGATTTAGCAATAGTACCTTCAAAAAACATTTCTAAATATCTAAAAAGAAAAATTGATCAATTTCGGCCCCATCTACTTATTTTTTCTTGGAGGGATATTCAAATATACGCACCTGTAGATGGACGAAGCGGTAACCCCTTACAGAATTCTTTTGAAGTTTTTTATTCAAATAATATTTTTAAAAAAATTAGAGGTGCTTGGGGGGGCTTAAAGTTAATAACATCCCATTATGAGGAAATAAATAGGAATACATCTTTGGTAAAGATGGGACTCAAGAGAGCTCAAAAATATAATAAATCAGTAAAAGTGATTTTAGGGGGAGGGGCCGTAAGTGTTTTTTACGAACAGCTAGGTAAATTATTACCAAAAGGCACAGTAATATCTGTCGGGGAAGGGGAAAACCTGATTGAAAAGATCATTAAAGGTGATTCTATTTCAAAAGAAAGATGTTACCTGGCTGGGCAAAAGCCAAGGAATAAATTAATACATGAACAACCCTCTGGAACGGTTAAAACAGCTTGTAATTACAAATACATTAAAGCTATTTGGGCTGAATTTGATTGGTACATAGAAGGTGGAGATTATTATGTAGGTGTTCAAACCAAAAGAGGGTGCCCACATAACTGTTGTTTTTGCGTTTATGCAGTTGTCGAGGGTAAGAAAGTTCGAGTTAATCCCATCAATGAAGTTATAAAAGAAATTAAGCAACTTTACGAAATGGGTGTTAGAGGTTTTTGGTTTACTGATGCTCAATTTATTCCAACTAGGAACAATATAAAGGATGCTAAATTACTTCTTCAAGCTATAAAAGATCAGGGTTGGAATGATATTAAATGGGCCGCCTACATTAGAGCAGACAATATTGATCGCGAATTAGCTCAATTAATGGTTGATACAGGAATGAGTTATTTTGAGATAGGAATAACGTCTGGATCACAAGAGCTTGTTAGAAAAATGAAGTTAGCATATAACCTCAAAACAGTACTAGAAAACTGTAGGATGCTTGTTGATGCAGGATTTAGAAATCATGTATCGGTCAACTACTCATTTAATGTTTTTGACGAAACCCCAAATACCATTAAACAAACTATTGCTTATCACAGAGAGTTAGAAAATATCTTCGGAAAAGGTTTAGTAGATCCAGCTATATTTTTTATAGGTTTACAACCACACACTCTTTTAGAAAAGTATGCTTTAGAAAACAACATCCTAAAACCTAATTACAATCCGATGAGTATGATGCCATGGACCGCAAGAAAACTGTTATGGAATCCTGGGCCTCTAGGTAAAAAGCTTGGAGAGGTATGTTTAGAAGCTTTTGAGAATCAAGATGATGAATTTGGGAAAACAGTTATTAATATATTGGAAAGAAATTATGGCAAAGCATCTTTAGATGATTCTCTAAAAGTTCGAAAATTTTCAGAAAGGAAGTTAAGCTCTGCAAAATTATAA
- the clpS gene encoding ATP-dependent Clp protease adapter ClpS, protein MSIIKLEKGDNNNAAVLEKKTAALKNKSPKYKVLLHNDPVNSMEYITIALREVVPQLSEQDAIAIMLEAHNNGVGLVIVCDLEPAEFYSESLKSKGISSSIEKDE, encoded by the coding sequence ATGTCAATTATAAAGCTAGAAAAAGGTGACAATAACAACGCAGCAGTCCTAGAAAAGAAAACAGCGGCGTTAAAAAATAAATCACCAAAATATAAGGTACTACTTCATAATGATCCAGTAAATTCAATGGAGTATATTACAATTGCGCTTAGAGAAGTTGTACCACAATTAAGCGAGCAAGATGCTATCGCTATTATGCTTGAGGCTCATAATAATGGGGTTGGTTTAGTTATCGTTTGTGACCTAGAACCAGCTGAATTTTATTCAGAATCACTTAAATCTAAAGGTATATCCAGTTCAATCGAAAAAGATGAATGA
- a CDS encoding LL-diaminopimelate aminotransferase, whose translation MVQINENYLKLKAGYLFPEISKRVNSYTQANQGSEVIKLGIGDVTEPLPNACINAMSKALNEMGTHEGFKGYGPEQGYEWLREKISKNDFISRGCQITPEEIFVSDGSKCDSSNILDILGHDNLIAVTDPVYPVYVDSNVMTGRTGETLKNGTYQGLLYLAINEDNNFLPEIPKNKVDIVYLCFPNNPTGATITKDELKKWVDYANHNKSLILFDAAYEAFIQDKDVPHSIYEIDGAKSCAIEFRSFSKNAGFTGVRCAYTVIPKCLTGQNSKGDKVDLWPLWNRRQCTKFNGVSYVVQKGAEAVYSSQGKKEVNSLIDFYMENAKIMRNKLRSAGFTVYGGCNAPYVWIKVPADMTSWDFFDHLLEKANVVGTPGSGFGLAGEGYFRLSAFNSRLNVSNAMERIINI comes from the coding sequence GTGGTACAAATAAACGAAAATTATTTAAAGCTCAAAGCAGGATATCTATTTCCTGAAATTTCAAAAAGAGTAAATAGTTATACACAAGCTAATCAAGGCTCAGAAGTTATTAAGCTTGGAATAGGAGATGTAACTGAACCTCTACCTAATGCTTGTATAAATGCGATGAGTAAAGCATTAAATGAAATGGGAACACATGAAGGATTTAAAGGTTATGGTCCAGAGCAAGGATATGAATGGCTTAGAGAGAAAATTTCTAAAAATGATTTTATTTCAAGAGGATGTCAAATTACACCGGAAGAAATATTTGTCTCAGATGGTTCAAAATGTGATAGCAGTAATATCTTAGATATTCTTGGCCACGATAATTTAATTGCCGTAACAGATCCTGTTTATCCTGTTTATGTAGATAGTAATGTGATGACTGGGCGAACAGGAGAAACACTTAAAAATGGAACTTATCAAGGATTATTATATTTAGCGATTAATGAGGATAATAATTTTTTACCTGAAATTCCTAAAAATAAAGTTGATATTGTTTATCTCTGTTTTCCAAATAATCCCACTGGGGCAACTATTACTAAAGATGAATTAAAAAAATGGGTTGACTATGCTAATCATAATAAGTCTTTGATTCTCTTCGATGCAGCTTATGAAGCTTTTATTCAAGATAAAGATGTACCTCATTCAATATATGAGATAGATGGAGCAAAAAGTTGTGCTATAGAATTTAGATCTTTCTCTAAAAATGCTGGATTTACCGGCGTAAGATGTGCTTATACAGTAATCCCTAAATGTTTAACAGGACAAAATTCAAAAGGTGATAAGGTTGATTTATGGCCATTATGGAATAGGCGTCAATGTACTAAATTTAATGGAGTCAGCTATGTCGTTCAAAAAGGAGCTGAAGCAGTGTATTCATCTCAAGGTAAAAAAGAGGTTAATTCTTTAATTGATTTTTATATGGAAAATGCAAAGATTATGCGAAATAAGCTAAGAAGTGCTGGCTTTACAGTTTATGGCGGTTGTAACGCGCCATATGTTTGGATTAAAGTCCCAGCTGATATGACTTCTTGGGACTTTTTTGATCATTTACTTGAAAAAGCTAACGTAGTGGGAACACCTGGAAGTGGTTTTGGGTTGGCAGGAGAGGGTTATTTTCGATTATCTGCCTTTAACTCAAGATTAAATGTCTCTAATGCAATGGAGCGAATAATTAATATATAA